Proteins from a genomic interval of Rosa chinensis cultivar Old Blush chromosome 2, RchiOBHm-V2, whole genome shotgun sequence:
- the LOC112187730 gene encoding uncharacterized protein LOC112187730 isoform X3, translating into MAKKLCTRRELLDRWRGIEEEADEDDDRIEPSKRHRLHKNKEQWFADTFNFLICLPKENHIWCGSWDLMGPLLETFYNYFNDEHSDSPLRQLWRRISEEMRQCIQCISQHYQTQEMYSTEYESSSIGPLLDVLRRLDEERVTQHLIEMNTTLARKEYDPARDNAEVVSVMYEVLMFPVLLDDGSLFIEFEKFIEAVDNMHELALAGQQQFPGVYALFFFKRRVRSVGHRLAGSMGKLRRAVDLEPLQPLLKKFIGMLETEVLPSTLNTSRARVQLDRTSIWIGVKTLLGFLEPPALEEGILERYPIFLDIVLNHISGDSSEFSHAVACLRKIFEMLGCKLWLRSTLAPGVMRDTLLGQCFHTRNEKSHKDIFDLFQPFLQSLEALQDGEHEKQRRHFLYFLLHQVTVSSNFSALTRQRACQISLLIVHRGYTMNPPCPPYECAHMWGPSLVSSLKDSLLHSSLRQPALDLIQTIIVSDAAALISSVLNTHPPLSSGKNLSFQLNDEDEDGAPLSLDTEEKDASSWSEFSLQGKITSRESREWMCIPMLWIDVLVDTNLSVLPISFSKAVFWARSRFSMVEPESSAEMALPVRTWLSSSATEIAPTFGWKVPTGSDDGGEGKESKNSIKVSTMPLPLVRMFNRLTAHFVVQVGQGELCKQWTWEPRMGESLFLSLIDPDDNVRQFGKCILEQVSNTRGLSCGLNFLCSHRSSVSAVFFGLRHAVKLVQLDTVVLNFQTLHHFFFVLRKLLNEGDIPESDHLKMARLSSQGGFLRQPVFDPPAVNVSGHPSNVDSKLLGRFCYLLSETAWPSICGCLLEGKAFINNSVCQMTCVRILEIIPCVFERLYFFSYKPSRISGTLANTCDFSWLHDIMDWGKSSLKVVVIYWQRTITSLLKLLKGTRNSAMASTINIIEKIISCDCVSMDELMEQVSLLSVSLSKEASSSIGKTNIQSKGLFPEGLSLEKKYSVPDVKNLSIEDPDVQVPHSSMEDNRKHSNNMIVLSDDETEVVLPSEAVLSDTKMSLCMMDDKTVASTVDKSTSYNDSVKKKLSGVDTSKALTAYQKIDATDATGLASQKQDSDRSIEKQQPVSLIKSKDVDNSRKEIIPDCNINDSFKFEGTVKSSDNAVSSKMLSQACNNMSLKEGGALLKQMVCDDEEDPLDSALNSVRRQQSFVPKPSISAPKRQLIQLQSPSQNRAGHLHRLEGRKRFQPPRLDEWYRPILELDYFALVGVASASENDKHKVAKLKEVPVNFQSPEQYTGIFCPLVLEEFKAQLHSSFLEMSSWEEVYFGSLSVLSVERIDDFHLVRFAHDVNDSIASSSFSENDLVLLTKEPPQKSSHDVHMLGKVERRERDNKRRLNILLIRFYLLSGTSRLHQARRNLLERSKWHASRVMNITSQLREFQALSLIKDIPLLPIILKPVNDSLDSSVSKEVDLSKLSLPLERILKSSFNDSQLQAISIATATPRWKKDFNLSLIQGPPGTGKTRTILAIVSALLASPPQKIDSEKKFLDSSSKRISVPKINQAAAIARAWQDAALARQLNEDVQRNTKSIESSMRGRVLICAQSNAAVDELVSRISSHGLYGSDGKTYKPYLVRVGNVKTVHPNSLPFFLDTIVDQRLADERMKLNDTKNDLSLESSITLRANLEKLVDRIRFYEAKRANLSDRNTDLKSSDDTCKEDDGKEMSDAEIAFKLRKLYEEKRQIYKDLSSVQQQEKKINEEIKGLRYKLRKSILREAEIVVTTLSGCGGDLYGVCSESMSSHKFSSPSEHTLFDAVVIDEAAQALEPATLIPLQLLKSTGTKCIMVGDPKQLPATVLSNVASKFLFECSMFERLQRAGHPVIMLTKQDAPRHMSVSFYAFL; encoded by the exons ATGGCCAAGAAGCTGTGCACGAGAAGAGAGCTACTGGACCGATGGAGAGGCATTGAGGAAGAAGCAGACGAAGACGACGATCGCATTGAGCCTTCTAAACGTCACCGTCTTCACAAGAATAAAGAACAATG GTTTGCAGATACATTTAATTTCTTGATCTGTTTGCCAAAAGAAAATCATATTTGGTGTGGGTCATGGGATTTAATGGGGCCCCTTCTGGAGACATTTTACAATTATTTTAATGATGAGCATAGTGATTCTCCTCTTAGACAACTATGGAGGAGAATCTCTGAGGAAATGCGGCAATGTATCCAGTGCATTTCCCAGCATTATCAGACCCAAGAAATGTATAGCACGGAATATGAGTCGAGTTCTATTGGACCCCTTCTGGATGTTTTGCGAAGGCTTGATGAGGAAAGGGTGACACAACACTTGATAGAGATGAATACTACATTAGCTCGAAAGGAATATGATCCTGCCCGTGATAATGCTGAAGTTGTTAGTGTCATGTATGAG GTTTTAATGTTCCCTGTACTGTTGGATGATGGGTCCCTATTCATTGAATTTGAAAAATTTATCGAAGCAGTTGATAATATGCATGAACTGGCCTTGGCTGGACAGCAGCAGTTTCCG GGTGTTTatgcattatttttcttcaaaagaAGAGTGCGCTCTGTTGGTCATCGTTTAGCTGGTTCAATGGGAAAACTGAG GAGAGCAGTAGACTTGGAACCCTTGCAGCCTTTGCTTAAAAAATTCATTGGCATGTTGGAAACAGAAGTGTTACCATCAACTTTGAATACTTCAAGGGCCAGAGTGCAGCTGGACCGCACATCCATATGGATAGGAGTCAAAACTCT GCTTGGGTTCTTAGAACCTCCAGCTTTGGAAGAAGGGATATTAGAACGCTATCCCATTTTCCTTGATATTGTCCTCAATCATATTAGTGGTGATTCATCAGAGTTCTCTCATGCAGTTGCTTGCTTGAGAAAAATCTTTGAAATGCTCG GGTGTAAGCTCTGGTTGAGGTCTACATTGGCTCCTGGCGTGATGCGTGATACTCTACTGGGTCAGTGTTTCCATACTCGAAACGAGAAAAGCCATAAGGACATATTTGATCTTTTCCAGCCTTTTCTGCAG TCTCTTGAAGCTTTGCAAGATGGGGAACATGAAAAGCAGCGCAGGCATTTTCTGTATTTTCTCCTCCATCAGGTGACTGTGAGCAGTAACTTCAGTGCCTTAACAAGACAAAGGGCTTGCCAG ATATCGCTGCTTATTGTACATCGAGGTTACACAATGAACCCACCCTGTCCTCCTTATGAATGTGCACATATGTG GGGCCCTTCGCTTGTGTCATCTCTGAAAGATTCTTTGCTTCACAGCTCACTAAGGCAACCTGCCTTAGATCTCATACAAACTATCATAGTGTCTGATGCTGCTGCATTAATAAGTTCAGTGCTGAATACGCACCCACCCCTTAGTTCTGGAAAAAACTTGTCTTTTCAGTtgaatgatgaagatgaagacggGGCTCCATTATCACTGGATACTGAAGAGAAGGATGCTAGTTCTTGGAGTGAATTTAGCTTACAGGGCAAAATTACATCTCGGGAATCTAGAGAGTGGATGTGCATTCCCATGCTATGGATTGATGTTCTTGTCGACACCAATCTCTCAGTCCTTCCAATATCATTTTCCAAGGCTGTTTTCTGGGCGCGATCTCGTTTTTCTATGGTAGAACCAGAGAGTAGTGCAGAAATGGCTCTTCCAGTCAGAACCTGGCTTTCATCCTCTGCTACAGAAATAGCTCCAACCTTCGGGTGGAAGGTTCCTACTGGTTCTGACGATGGGGGAGAGGGGAAGGAGTCAAAAAACTCGATCAAAGTTTCAACAATGCCTCTTCCTTTAGTTCGAATGTTTAATAG GTTAACAGCACATTTTGTGGTTCAAGTGGGGCAGGGGGAACTTTGTAAGCAGTGGACATGGGAACCAAGGATGGGTGAAAGCTTGTTCCTTTCGCTTATAGATCCTGATGAT AATGTGAGGCAATTTGGCAAGTGTATCTTGGAACAGGTTTCCAATACAAGAGGTCTTTCTTGTGGTTTGAATTTCCTTTGTTCTCATCGATCTTCAGTGTCCGCTGTCTTTTTTGGCTTGAGACATGCCGTGAAACTG GTCCAACTCGATACTGTTGTATTAAATTTTCAGACTCTGCatcattttttctttgttcttcgcAAATTGCTTAATGAGGGGGATATTCCAGAATCTGACCACTTAAAAATGGCAAGGTTATCTTCCCAAGGTGGATTTCTTAGGCAGCCAGTCTTTGATCCACCGGCTGTGAATGTCAGTGGGCATCCGTCAAATGTAGACTCAAAATTACTGGGAAGGTTTTGTTACTTGCTATCAGAAACTGCATGGCCTTCCATCTGTGGGTGCTTATTAGAAGGAAAAGCTTTTATTAATAACAGTGTTTGTCAG ATGACTTGTGTCCGCATACTCGAGATCATCCCTTGTGTGTTTGAACGACTATACTTTTTTAGTTATAAACCGTCCAGGATTTCTGGAACATTGGCAAATACTTGTGACTTCTCATGGCTTCATGATATTATGGATTGGGGAAAGTCATCACTTAAAGTTGTAGTCATATACTGGCAACGAACAATCACCTCCTTGCTCAAATTGCTGAAAGGGACACGTAACAGTGCTATGGCATCGACGATCAACATTATCGAAAAAATCATTTCATGTG ACTGTGTTTCCATGGATGAATTGATGGAACAAGTGTCGCTCCTCTCTGTCTCTTTGTCGAAGGAAGCTTCCTCTAGTATTGGAAAGACCAACATCCAGTCAAAGGGTTTATTCCCTGAAGGCCTCTCTCTTGAGAAGAAGTATTCTGTTCCAGATGTGAAAAACTTGTCCATTGAGGATCCAGATGTTCAAGTCCCGCACTCTTCCATGGAGGATAACAGAAAGCATAGTAATAATATGATTGTCCTTTCTGATGATGAAACTGAAGTAGTTTTACCGAGTGAGGCAGTTTTATCTGATACTAAGATGAGTCTGTGTATGATGGATGACAAGACAGTGGCTTCTACTGTTGATAAAAGCACTTCATATAATGATTCTGTAAAGAAGAAGCTTTCTGGTGTTGACACTTCCAAGGCTTTGACTGCTTACCAGAAAATAGATGCTACAGATGCTACTGGCCTTGCTTCTCAGAAACAGGATTCTGATAGATCAATAGAAAAACAGCAACCTGTCTCTTTGATCAAATCAAAAGATGTAGATAATAGTAGGAAAGAAATAATCCCTGATTGCAATATAAATGATTCTTTTAAATTCGAGGGTACAGTTAAGTCATCTGACAATGCTGTCAGTTCCAAAATGTTGAGTCAAGCTTGCAACAATATGTCCCTGAAAGAAGGTGGCGCTTTGTTGAAGCAGATGGTATGTGATGACGAAGAAGATCCATTAGACTCTGCTCTCAACTCAGTCAGACGCCAGCAGTCATTTGTGCCAAAGCCAAGCATTTCTGCTCCCAAGAGACAACTCATTCAGCTTCAATCTCCTTCTCAAAATAGAGCTGGCCATTTACATAGGTTGGAAGGTAGAAAAAGGTTCCAGCCTCCAAGGCTTGATGAATGGTATAGACCTATATTAGAATTGGATTACTTTGCACTGGTGGGAGTAGCGTCAGCAAGTGAAAATGATAAACATAAAGTTGCAAAATTAAAGGAGGTTCCTGTGAATTTCCAATCACCTGAACAGTATACTGGAATTTTTTGTCCATTAGTGTTGGAGGAATTTAAAGCACAGTTACATAGTTCGTTTCTAGAGATGTCTTCATGGGAAGAGGTGTATTTTGGTAGCTTGTCAGTGCTTTCAGTTGAAAGAATTGATGATTTTCACCTTGTTCGCTTTGCTCATGATGTCAATGATTCTATAGCATCAAGCAGCTTTTCAGAAAATGACCTTGTATTGCTAACAAAAGAGCCCCCACAAAAATCTTCCCATGATgttcatatgctcggaaag GTGGAGAGGCGTGAGAGAGACAATAAAAGGAGATTAAATATATTACTCATCAGGTTCTATCTTCTGAGTGGTACTTCACGCTTACATCAAGCCAGAAGGAACCTCCTTGAACGTAGTAAATGGCATGCAAGTCGTGTTATGAACATAACATCTCAACTTCGAGAGTTTCAGGCATTATCATTGATAAAGGATATCCCCTTGCTTCCGATTATTTTGAAGCCTGTCAATGATTCTCTTGACTCTAGTGTAAGCAAGGAAGTAGATCTGAGTAAATTGTCCCTACCCCTGGAGCGAATACTGAAGTCTTCGTTTAATGACAGTCAACTTCAGGCAATTAGTATTGCTACTGCAACACCTAGATGGAAGAAAGATTTCAATTTATCTCTTATTCAGGGTCCTCCAG GTACCGGTAAGACAAGAACTATTCTGGCCATCGTCAGTGCATTGCTTGCTTCTCCTCCACAGAAGATAGATTCTGAAAAGAAATTTCTTGATAGCAGTTCGAAACGAATTTCAGTTCCTAAGATTAACCAGGCTGCTGCTATCGCAAGGGCGTGGCAGGATGCAGCCTTGGCTAGACAACTGAATGAGGATGTACAGAGGAATACAAAGTCTATAGAAAGTTCCATGAGAGGTAGGGTCCTCATATGTGCTCAATCTAATGCTGCTGTTGATGAGTTAGTGTCAAGGATTTCTAGCCATGGCCTGTATGGTAGTGATGGAAAGACATATAAGCCATATCTTGTAAGGGTTGGAAATGTGAAAACAGTTCATCCAAATTCGCTCCCATTCTTTCTGGATACAATTGTTGATCAACGTTTGGCAGATGAGAGGATGAAATTGAATGATACAAAGAATGATTTGAGTTTGGAGTCTTCAATTACACTGCGTGCTAATCTAGAGAAGTTAGTCGACCGTATTAGATTCTATGAAGCCAAACGTGCTAACTTAAGTGATCGTAATACTGACCTTAAGTCCTCGGATGATACATGTAAGGAGGATGATGGGAAGGAAATGTCTGATGCAGAAATAGCATTCAAGTTGAGAAAACTGTATGAGGAAAAGAGGCAAATATATAAGGATCTCAGTTCTGTTCAGCAGCAGGAGAagaaaattaatgaagaaatcaAAGGACTTAGATATAAACTGCGGAAGTCTATACTAAGAGAAGCTGAAATAGTGGTAACTACGCTAAGTGGCTGTGGGGGAGACCTTTATGGTGTGTGTTCTGAATCTATGTCAAGTCATAAGTTTAGCAGTCCATCTGAACATACCCTTTTTGATGCTGTTGTTATTGATGAAGCTGCTCAA GCCCTGGAACCTGCAACTCTGATTCCTCTTCAGCTTTTAAAGTCAACTGGAACCAAATGTATCATG GTTGGTGATCCAAAGCAGCTTCCTGCAACAGTTCTCTCAAATGTTGCTAGTAAATTTCTATTTGAGTGCAGCATGTTTGAACGTTTACAAAGGGCTGGCCACCCTGTTATTATGCTGACCAAACAG GATGCACCCAGACATATGTCTGTTTCCTTCTATGCATTTTTATGA